In Georgenia soli, a genomic segment contains:
- a CDS encoding fumarylacetoacetate hydrolase family protein, whose amino-acid sequence MSTTTQILPQDAAAAVLVGRVWDPETQGPRPVVVRGEELHDLFDVAPTVSELLEHDDVVARVRDARGTRSWRLTDLMEAPDDGDLSHARLLAPVDLQVVKACGVTFVDSMVERVIEERCAGDPTRAEGVRAAIAAAIGGAVGDVEPGSDEARRTKEVLLAQGLWSQYLEVGLGPDPEVFTKAPVLASVGYGAHVGIPEFSAWNNPEPELVLVIDSAGRVRGCTLGNDVNLRDVEGRSALLLGMAKDNNASSALGPFVRLFDDSFTLDTVRDERIRLRVEGEDDYLLEGENHVGRLSRSFERLVAAATGPHHQYPDGFVLYTGTLFAPTQDRDTPGQGFTHKPGDRVSISSPHLGTLTNVVARTETLPPWRFGVRSLMTYVRARSADTALAASGTAGGAA is encoded by the coding sequence ATGAGCACAACGACGCAGATCCTGCCCCAGGACGCCGCAGCGGCGGTCCTCGTCGGACGGGTGTGGGATCCCGAGACCCAGGGCCCGCGGCCGGTGGTGGTGCGCGGGGAGGAGCTCCACGACCTGTTCGACGTCGCGCCCACCGTTTCCGAGCTTCTCGAGCACGACGACGTCGTGGCCAGGGTCCGGGACGCCCGCGGTACGCGAAGCTGGCGCCTGACCGACCTGATGGAAGCCCCTGACGACGGCGACCTCTCGCACGCCCGCCTTCTCGCTCCCGTCGACCTGCAGGTCGTCAAGGCGTGCGGGGTGACGTTCGTCGACAGCATGGTCGAGCGGGTCATCGAGGAACGCTGCGCCGGCGACCCCACGCGGGCCGAGGGCGTCCGGGCGGCGATCGCCGCCGCGATCGGCGGCGCGGTCGGGGACGTCGAGCCGGGGTCCGACGAGGCGCGCCGCACCAAGGAGGTCTTGCTCGCCCAGGGGCTGTGGTCACAGTATCTCGAGGTCGGGCTCGGGCCCGACCCTGAGGTCTTCACCAAGGCGCCCGTGCTCGCGTCCGTCGGGTACGGCGCACACGTCGGCATCCCTGAGTTCTCCGCCTGGAACAATCCCGAGCCGGAGCTCGTGCTCGTCATCGACTCCGCAGGACGGGTGCGGGGCTGCACGCTTGGCAACGACGTCAACCTCAGGGACGTGGAGGGACGCAGCGCCCTGCTGCTCGGCATGGCCAAGGACAACAACGCCTCGAGCGCGCTGGGCCCCTTCGTGCGACTCTTCGACGACTCCTTCACCCTCGACACCGTCCGGGACGAACGGATCCGGCTTCGGGTGGAGGGCGAGGACGATTACCTCCTTGAGGGCGAGAACCACGTCGGTCGCCTGAGCAGGTCCTTCGAGCGGCTCGTCGCGGCGGCCACGGGCCCGCACCACCAGTACCCGGACGGGTTCGTGCTCTATACCGGCACGTTGTTCGCTCCCACTCAGGACCGGGACACCCCCGGGCAGGGGTTCACGCACAAGCCGGGCGACCGCGTGTCGATCAGCAGCCCGCACCTCGGGACGCTGACCAACGTGGTTGCGCGCACCGAGACGCTGCCGCCGTGGCGGTTCGGGGTGCGTTCCCTGATGACGTACGTGCGTGCCCGGTCCGCCGACACCGCGCTGGCGGCTTCGGGCACCGCCGGAGGTGCCGCGTGA
- a CDS encoding Ldh family oxidoreductase translates to MRSVDFAPADLIGFGSAALAAVGVPQAHAQLTSRSLVAADSRGISSHGLLRLPLYIEAIRAGGINATPTLTWSAGSAAVAVLDADGALGQVAMSAAVDRVAALASQSGVGAVAVQNSTHYGAGAYWSDRLVAEGMIGIVTSTTGPTVTPFGGSQKLLGTNPLTVAAPSVGAVPLTLDMATSNGAYGKVVAARNEGTEIPAGWAVDKDGRPTVDPAAALAGALLPFGGVKGSGLAVLLEALSASLTEAAFAFETEDIWVNRSSRMNTGHLVLALDTAAFTGRDHTERRVAHLQQRIRGSAGPGQSALAPGDAERATAARHEGHVPLAPTTVELLDELAQSLGLTLPAPRPPSDPT, encoded by the coding sequence ATGCGCTCCGTCGACTTTGCGCCGGCCGACCTCATTGGCTTCGGTTCCGCGGCGCTCGCGGCGGTCGGTGTGCCTCAGGCGCACGCGCAGCTGACCAGCAGATCGCTCGTGGCGGCCGATTCACGCGGGATCAGCTCGCACGGGCTGCTACGCCTCCCGCTGTACATCGAGGCGATCCGCGCTGGCGGCATCAACGCCACACCCACTCTCACCTGGTCCGCGGGGTCGGCTGCGGTCGCCGTCCTGGATGCCGACGGCGCCCTCGGGCAGGTGGCGATGTCGGCCGCCGTCGACCGTGTCGCGGCCCTGGCCAGTCAGAGTGGCGTGGGGGCCGTTGCCGTTCAGAACAGCACCCACTACGGGGCCGGGGCGTACTGGTCAGACCGGCTCGTGGCTGAGGGCATGATCGGCATCGTCACGTCGACCACCGGCCCGACGGTCACTCCGTTCGGCGGCTCGCAGAAGCTCTTGGGGACCAACCCGCTCACCGTGGCGGCGCCGAGCGTCGGTGCGGTGCCGCTCACCCTCGACATGGCCACCAGCAACGGCGCTTACGGGAAGGTCGTCGCCGCCCGGAACGAGGGCACGGAGATCCCGGCCGGCTGGGCCGTCGACAAGGACGGCCGTCCCACTGTCGACCCGGCCGCCGCGCTGGCCGGTGCGCTCCTGCCTTTCGGTGGCGTCAAGGGCTCGGGACTGGCGGTCCTCCTGGAGGCGCTGTCGGCGTCGCTGACCGAAGCGGCGTTCGCCTTCGAGACGGAGGACATCTGGGTGAACCGGTCGTCCCGGATGAACACCGGGCACCTCGTCCTCGCACTCGACACTGCCGCCTTCACGGGGCGGGACCACACCGAGCGTCGGGTGGCGCACCTGCAGCAGCGCATACGTGGCTCCGCCGGGCCCGGCCAGTCGGCTCTCGCGCCCGGCGACGCCGAGCGGGCCACCGCCGCACGTCACGAGGGCCACGTCCCGCTGGCGCCGACCACCGTCGAACTGCTCGACGAGCTCGCCCAGTCCCTCGGGCTCACCCTGCCCGCCCCCCGACCACCGTCCGACCCGACCTGA
- a CDS encoding aldehyde dehydrogenase (NADP(+)), whose translation MTTTVQLGEAVRGAHGAYEAARGAPPTERAGWLEAVALALDAHGDELVQLAGEETHLPEGRLRTELLRTTFQLRLLAEEVRSGQVLDATIDHADPSWGMGPRPDIRRVNVPLGAVGVFGASNFPFAFSVLGGDTASALAAGCAVVHKVHEAHERLGRRTAEIAIAALTQASAPAGLLAIVTGRSAGESLVDHPLIKAVGFTGSTRVGRLLLERTVARPEPIPFYGELGSVNPAFVTERAWAERREEVLTGFAASFTLGMGQFCTKPGLLFVPELDAGARRTLEQAVAAAPRFPMLTEGLAEGYQHALEHVAGGAETVVPGEPGVAPAPTVLAVKAEEARRRPELLAEEMFGPASVVVAYGSEDNLAELAELLPGQLTATVHGQPGEAPDELVQVIEERAGRVIWNDWPTGVTVSHAQHHGGPFPATTAPGTTSVGTAAVQRFMRPVAYQSFPDAQLPPALQEANPWRIQRRVDGRWTEHDAGDRAGAAAERTQGPR comes from the coding sequence TTGACCACCACCGTCCAGCTCGGCGAGGCCGTGCGCGGGGCGCACGGTGCCTACGAGGCTGCCCGCGGCGCCCCTCCCACGGAGCGTGCCGGGTGGCTCGAGGCCGTCGCGCTCGCGCTCGACGCCCACGGGGACGAGCTCGTTCAGCTCGCCGGGGAGGAGACGCACCTGCCTGAGGGGCGCCTCAGGACCGAGCTGCTCAGGACCACCTTCCAACTGCGCCTCCTCGCCGAAGAGGTGCGCAGCGGGCAGGTCCTCGACGCGACGATCGACCACGCCGACCCGTCGTGGGGCATGGGGCCGCGCCCCGACATCCGCCGCGTCAACGTCCCGCTCGGTGCCGTCGGCGTGTTCGGTGCGTCCAACTTCCCGTTCGCCTTCAGCGTCCTCGGCGGGGACACGGCGTCCGCGCTCGCCGCAGGCTGCGCCGTCGTCCACAAGGTGCACGAGGCGCACGAGCGGCTCGGCCGCCGCACCGCCGAGATCGCTATCGCCGCGCTCACGCAGGCCTCCGCACCCGCCGGCCTCCTCGCGATCGTGACCGGCCGCAGCGCAGGCGAGTCGCTGGTGGACCACCCGCTGATCAAGGCCGTCGGGTTCACCGGCTCGACCCGTGTGGGCCGGCTCCTCCTCGAGCGCACCGTCGCACGCCCGGAACCCATCCCCTTCTACGGGGAGCTGGGCAGCGTGAACCCCGCGTTCGTCACCGAGCGCGCCTGGGCGGAGCGTCGCGAGGAGGTGCTCACCGGCTTCGCCGCCTCCTTCACCCTCGGCATGGGGCAGTTCTGCACCAAGCCGGGTCTCCTCTTCGTCCCGGAGCTCGACGCCGGGGCGCGGAGGACACTGGAGCAAGCGGTCGCCGCTGCACCACGTTTCCCGATGCTGACCGAGGGGCTGGCGGAGGGCTACCAGCACGCCCTCGAGCACGTCGCCGGCGGCGCCGAGACGGTCGTCCCCGGTGAGCCTGGGGTCGCCCCGGCGCCCACAGTCCTCGCCGTCAAGGCCGAAGAGGCGCGCCGACGCCCCGAGCTCCTCGCGGAGGAGATGTTCGGGCCGGCCAGCGTCGTCGTGGCCTACGGCTCCGAGGACAACCTCGCCGAGCTGGCCGAGCTTCTCCCCGGCCAGCTGACCGCGACGGTGCACGGTCAGCCCGGCGAGGCGCCGGACGAGCTCGTCCAGGTCATCGAGGAGCGCGCCGGGCGGGTCATCTGGAACGACTGGCCGACCGGGGTGACTGTCAGCCACGCCCAGCACCACGGCGGTCCCTTCCCCGCGACCACCGCCCCCGGCACGACGTCCGTCGGCACGGCGGCCGTGCAGCGGTTCATGCGCCCCGTCGCCTACCAGTCGTTCCCCGACGCCCAGCTGCCCCCGGCGCTCCAGGAGGCCAACCCTTGGCGTATCCAGCGCCGGGTGGACGGCCGGTGGACAGAGCACGACGCCGGCGACCGGGCCGGCGCGGCAGCCGAACGAACCCAAGGACCACGATGA
- a CDS encoding TRAP transporter small permease — translation MTGGGTPPAAPEPADAVHEPADSPDYLERRSRVYRAIVNLERYLTTGILVGTFVVIMLQVVTRYAFSSPLSWTEELARFLLVWLTFLGAGYVMSRRLHISVDLLVARLSKRGAVVVDTFATLVVLVASAAMAIAGVSIAADAADLLAPATRLPMSVVYTAGVVGFGLIFLHGLANLFVNLRHPEEVPGAMENIEKEGF, via the coding sequence GTGACCGGGGGCGGCACGCCACCCGCGGCGCCCGAACCGGCGGACGCCGTCCACGAGCCGGCCGACAGCCCTGACTACCTGGAGCGGCGCAGCCGCGTCTACCGGGCGATAGTCAACCTGGAGCGATACCTGACCACCGGAATCCTCGTCGGGACGTTCGTGGTGATCATGCTGCAGGTGGTGACGAGGTACGCGTTCTCGAGCCCGCTCAGCTGGACGGAGGAGCTGGCGAGGTTCCTGCTGGTCTGGCTCACCTTCCTGGGCGCCGGGTACGTGATGTCCCGCCGGCTGCACATCTCCGTCGACCTGCTTGTCGCCCGGCTGAGCAAGCGAGGCGCCGTCGTGGTCGACACGTTCGCCACGCTCGTGGTGCTAGTCGCGTCCGCGGCGATGGCGATCGCCGGCGTCAGCATCGCGGCGGACGCCGCTGACCTTCTCGCGCCAGCCACGCGGCTGCCGATGTCGGTGGTGTACACCGCCGGGGTCGTCGGGTTCGGTCTGATCTTCCTCCATGGCCTCGCCAACCTCTTCGTCAACCTGCGTCACCCGGAAGAAGTGCCGGGAGCCATGGAGAACATCGAGAAGGAAGGTTTCTGA
- a CDS encoding TRAP transporter large permease, translating to MTLLIMLIGLLVLLFLRVPVAFALLVPALVYVVTDPTASLGIGVQQTLSGVNNFPMLAVPMFILLGNLANVSGITDRVYSAAIAFLGHIRGSLGYVNIATSFGFSWMSGAAIADAAAMGRVQVPQMIKRGYPAGFSVGITGASSLIAPMIPPSIPAIIYAVTAGLSVGALFIVGIVPALLLVTALAAMVWWQTRKKDHLREYKVGWGARGRAALASLPAVGAAVVILGGILGGVATPTEASAAGVLYIFILALAYREMTWRKLYDVLLQTVETAGSVLLIVAAAALFGWVLARERAPQLAADFMLGLTNDPVMFLILVNLFLFVVGCLLEPTAAILIIVPVLSPVAETFGIHPMHFAAIVIFNLLIGLLTPPVGLVLFVLSSVTKMPVADVIRGVLPFFVPMVAVLLLVTFIPAFSLWLPGLLGFL from the coding sequence ATGACGCTCCTCATCATGCTTATTGGCCTCCTGGTGCTGCTGTTCCTGCGCGTGCCCGTGGCGTTCGCGCTCCTGGTGCCCGCCCTGGTCTACGTGGTCACCGATCCCACCGCCTCGCTCGGCATCGGTGTCCAGCAGACACTGTCCGGGGTCAACAACTTCCCGATGCTCGCCGTGCCGATGTTCATCCTGCTGGGGAACCTCGCGAACGTCTCGGGCATCACCGACCGCGTCTACAGCGCCGCCATAGCTTTCCTCGGTCACATCCGCGGCAGCCTCGGATACGTCAACATCGCGACCAGCTTCGGCTTCTCGTGGATGAGCGGTGCCGCCATCGCGGACGCGGCAGCGATGGGGCGCGTCCAGGTGCCCCAGATGATCAAGCGGGGATACCCGGCGGGCTTCAGCGTGGGTATCACCGGCGCCTCCTCGCTGATCGCCCCGATGATCCCGCCGAGCATCCCGGCCATCATCTACGCCGTCACGGCAGGGCTGTCCGTCGGGGCGCTCTTCATCGTCGGGATTGTGCCGGCGCTGCTGCTCGTGACCGCGCTGGCGGCCATGGTGTGGTGGCAGACCCGCAAGAAGGACCACCTCCGCGAGTACAAGGTGGGGTGGGGGGCCCGCGGCCGAGCCGCGCTGGCATCCCTGCCTGCGGTCGGGGCCGCCGTCGTGATCCTCGGCGGCATCCTCGGCGGCGTGGCCACCCCCACGGAGGCCTCGGCAGCCGGGGTGCTGTACATCTTCATCCTCGCGCTCGCGTACCGAGAGATGACCTGGCGCAAGCTCTACGACGTGCTTCTCCAGACGGTCGAGACGGCAGGCTCAGTCCTGCTGATCGTCGCGGCGGCCGCCCTCTTCGGTTGGGTGCTTGCCCGGGAGCGGGCACCTCAGCTGGCCGCCGACTTCATGCTCGGGCTCACCAACGACCCGGTGATGTTCCTCATCCTGGTGAACCTCTTCCTGTTCGTCGTCGGGTGCCTGCTCGAGCCGACGGCCGCCATCCTCATCATCGTCCCCGTGCTCTCGCCCGTGGCCGAGACCTTCGGCATCCATCCCATGCACTTCGCCGCCATCGTCATCTTCAACCTGCTCATCGGGCTTCTGACGCCGCCGGTGGGACTGGTGCTGTTCGTGCTCTCGAGCGTCACCAAGATGCCCGTGGCCGACGTGATCAGGGGTGTCCTGCCGTTCTTCGTCCCGATGGTCGCGGTGCTGCTGCTCGTGACCTTCATCCCCGCCTTCAGCCTCTGGCTCCCTGGCCTGCTCGGCTTCCTCTAG
- a CDS encoding LLM class flavin-dependent oxidoreductase, with translation MTDYGHDLIFGSFITPTSAAPQRPVALAQASEAAGLDLVTFQDHPYQPAFLDTWTLLSYAAARTERIHLSANVVNLPLRPPAVLARAAASLDLLSGGRLELALGAGSFWDAVEAMGGRRLSAGQAVDATSEAIDVIRGIWDTSTRERLVVNGTYHRLDGAKRGPAPAHDIPIWLGALKPRMLRLIGRKADGWLPSLPYLRSLTALADGNATIDEAAAKAGRDPRAVRRLLNVGGQFTTQESDRLLVGPPRQWAEQLAALTLQHGVSGYILMGDDEGTLALLGQEVAPAVRELVAAERGGPGTPPGAVAAATAGPKA, from the coding sequence ATGACGGACTACGGGCACGACCTCATCTTCGGGTCGTTCATCACCCCCACCAGCGCGGCACCCCAGCGCCCGGTCGCGCTGGCACAGGCGTCGGAGGCGGCCGGGCTGGACCTCGTCACCTTCCAGGACCACCCGTACCAGCCCGCGTTCCTGGACACCTGGACGCTGCTCAGCTATGCGGCGGCACGCACGGAACGCATCCACCTCTCGGCCAACGTCGTCAACCTGCCGCTGCGCCCGCCCGCCGTCCTCGCCCGCGCCGCCGCCAGCCTCGACCTCCTCAGCGGCGGCCGCCTCGAGCTCGCGCTGGGCGCAGGCTCGTTCTGGGACGCCGTCGAGGCCATGGGCGGCAGGCGGCTCAGCGCCGGGCAGGCCGTCGACGCCACCAGCGAGGCGATCGACGTCATCCGCGGCATCTGGGACACCAGCACCCGCGAGCGCCTCGTCGTGAACGGCACCTACCACCGGCTCGACGGCGCCAAGCGCGGCCCCGCCCCGGCCCACGACATCCCCATCTGGCTCGGTGCGCTGAAGCCACGGATGCTCCGCCTCATCGGTCGCAAGGCCGACGGGTGGCTCCCCTCGCTGCCCTACCTGAGGTCGCTGACCGCCCTCGCCGACGGCAACGCCACCATCGACGAGGCGGCCGCGAAGGCCGGCCGCGACCCGCGGGCCGTGCGCCGGCTGCTCAACGTCGGCGGCCAGTTCACCACCCAGGAGTCCGACCGGCTCCTCGTCGGCCCGCCGCGGCAGTGGGCCGAGCAGCTCGCGGCCCTCACCCTGCAGCACGGCGTCTCCGGCTACATCCTCATGGGCGACGACGAGGGCACCCTCGCGCTGCTCGGCCAGGAGGTCGCGCCCGCGGTCCGCGAGCTGGTGGCGGCCGAGCGCGGCGGTCCAGGCACCCCGCCCGGCGCGGTCGCGGCCGCGACGGCGGGCCCGAAGGCATGA
- a CDS encoding enolase C-terminal domain-like protein yields MSRIESVHVRDIRFPTSLELDGSDAVNVDPDYSAAYVTVTTSDGETGHGMVFTCGRGNEIVVAAIESYGRLLVGRETDELIHDLGAASRLLVHDSQLRWLGPEKGVSHMACGALVNALWDLRARREGKPLWLMLSEMSPEELVSVVDFTHIRNALTPEEALEILRRAQPGKAERVAELRRTGYPAYTTTPGWLGYSDEKLVRLSKAAVEAGFGMIKLKVGGDLDDDRRRMRLAREAVGEHVRIAIDANQRWEVQEAIDWVRELADYAPWWIEEPTSTDDVLGHAAIRRGIAPVKVATGEAVANRIVFKQLLQAEAIDVMQIDATRVAGINENIANILLAAKFGVPVCPHAGGVGLCELVQHFSFFDYAAVSGSQEDRAVEFVDHLHEHFVEPAALEAGRYVAPSRPGTGAQMHEESLERWEYPRGGGWLEVGDRAAVNEMAGRQS; encoded by the coding sequence ATGTCACGTATCGAATCGGTCCATGTCCGCGACATTCGCTTCCCGACCTCGCTGGAGCTGGACGGATCTGACGCGGTCAACGTCGACCCCGACTACTCGGCCGCCTACGTCACCGTCACAACCTCCGACGGCGAGACCGGCCACGGGATGGTCTTCACCTGCGGCCGGGGCAACGAGATCGTCGTCGCCGCGATCGAGAGCTACGGGCGCCTCCTCGTGGGTCGTGAGACCGACGAGCTGATCCACGACCTGGGGGCCGCGTCGAGACTCCTCGTCCACGACTCCCAGCTGCGCTGGCTCGGGCCCGAGAAGGGCGTGTCCCACATGGCGTGCGGAGCGCTCGTCAACGCGCTGTGGGACCTGCGTGCCCGGCGTGAGGGCAAGCCGCTGTGGCTGATGCTCAGCGAGATGTCGCCCGAGGAGCTCGTCAGCGTCGTCGACTTCACCCATATCCGTAACGCCCTCACGCCCGAGGAGGCCCTCGAGATTCTCCGCCGGGCCCAGCCGGGCAAGGCGGAGCGGGTCGCCGAGCTCCGTCGGACCGGCTACCCGGCCTACACCACCACCCCGGGATGGCTCGGGTACAGCGACGAGAAGCTCGTCCGGCTGAGCAAGGCGGCGGTCGAGGCAGGCTTCGGCATGATCAAGCTGAAGGTGGGTGGCGACCTGGACGACGACCGCCGCCGCATGCGCCTCGCCCGCGAGGCGGTGGGTGAGCATGTGCGTATCGCCATCGACGCGAACCAGCGCTGGGAGGTCCAGGAGGCGATCGACTGGGTCCGCGAGCTTGCCGACTACGCCCCCTGGTGGATCGAGGAGCCCACCAGCACCGACGACGTGCTCGGGCACGCAGCGATCCGCCGCGGCATCGCCCCGGTCAAGGTGGCGACCGGCGAGGCCGTCGCCAACCGGATCGTGTTCAAGCAGCTGCTCCAGGCGGAGGCGATCGACGTCATGCAGATCGACGCCACCCGGGTCGCGGGCATCAACGAGAACATCGCGAACATCCTGCTCGCGGCCAAGTTCGGCGTCCCGGTGTGCCCGCACGCCGGCGGGGTCGGCCTGTGCGAGCTCGTCCAGCACTTCTCCTTCTTCGACTACGCCGCGGTGAGCGGCTCGCAGGAGGACCGCGCCGTCGAGTTCGTCGACCACCTCCACGAGCACTTCGTCGAGCCGGCCGCGCTAGAGGCGGGACGTTACGTCGCCCCGTCCCGCCCCGGCACGGGGGCGCAGATGCACGAGGAGTCCCTCGAGCGCTGGGAGTACCCCCGCGGCGGCGGGTGGCTCGAGGTCGGCGACCGCGCCGCCGTCAACGAGATGGCGGGTCGGCAGAGTTGA
- a CDS encoding DctP family TRAP transporter solute-binding subunit, with protein sequence MAIRRTSGTARRTALAGGLGLTLAAVLAACVSGEKVDTGDVAATGGADDVIFRFAHVYDAQHPVETCGVAAIQESLAGSGINIESYPSAQLGSEAESLEQIASGGLDIAVAGPSFLGVWYEDAAVLDGAYLFKDVDHFAETVQGDVIADIHDKLYEKSGIKVMSTWYYGTRHVTSNTPISSPEDLQGVKLRTPDAPLYLKNIGAMGGTATPMALDEVYTALQQGTLDAQENPVPTIESSKFFEVQDYINLTGHMVQAVHVLTHDGILDSLTEDQRTRFDEAMQAGADATRECIETQEKETVDQWKQDGTITVNEDVDREAFAEQVSEQLPGQVPWGDLYLEIQGER encoded by the coding sequence ATGGCCATTCGACGCACCTCGGGAACCGCCCGCCGCACCGCACTCGCAGGCGGCCTCGGGCTCACCCTTGCCGCAGTCCTCGCCGCCTGCGTCAGCGGGGAGAAGGTGGACACCGGTGACGTCGCCGCAACGGGCGGCGCCGACGACGTCATTTTCCGATTCGCGCACGTCTATGACGCGCAGCACCCTGTGGAGACGTGTGGTGTCGCTGCCATCCAGGAGTCACTGGCGGGCAGCGGCATCAACATCGAGAGCTATCCCTCGGCGCAGCTCGGCAGCGAGGCAGAGTCGCTGGAGCAGATCGCCAGCGGTGGCCTCGACATCGCGGTGGCCGGGCCATCCTTCCTCGGCGTCTGGTACGAGGACGCGGCGGTGCTCGACGGCGCGTACCTCTTCAAGGATGTCGACCACTTCGCAGAGACGGTCCAGGGCGACGTCATCGCTGACATCCACGACAAGCTCTACGAAAAATCCGGGATCAAGGTCATGTCGACCTGGTACTACGGCACCCGGCACGTGACCTCCAACACCCCGATCAGCTCCCCGGAGGACCTCCAGGGCGTCAAGCTACGTACCCCTGACGCGCCGCTGTACCTCAAGAACATCGGCGCCATGGGCGGCACCGCCACCCCGATGGCCCTCGACGAGGTCTACACGGCCCTCCAGCAGGGCACGCTCGACGCGCAGGAGAACCCCGTCCCGACCATCGAGTCCTCGAAGTTCTTCGAGGTCCAGGACTACATCAACCTCACCGGACACATGGTGCAGGCGGTGCACGTCCTTACCCACGACGGGATTCTCGACTCCCTCACCGAGGACCAGCGGACGCGGTTCGACGAGGCGATGCAGGCGGGCGCCGACGCCACTCGTGAGTGCATCGAGACGCAGGAGAAGGAGACCGTCGACCAGTGGAAGCAGGACGGCACCATCACGGTCAACGAGGACGTCGACCGGGAGGCCTTCGCCGAGCAGGTCAGCGAGCAGCTGCCGGGCCAGGTGCCGTGGGGTGACCTCTACCTCGAGATCCAGGGCGAACGGTGA
- a CDS encoding pyruvate dehydrogenase → MARSVAEFLVNQLVAAGVERIYGIVGDSLNPVVDAVRRTPGIDWVHVRHEEAAAFAAAAEAEVTGKLTACAGSCGPGNLHLINGLYDANRSRVPVVAIASHIPSAQIGTKFFQETHPDRLFTEASVFSEMISTSRQVPRVTRTAIQHALTAPGVAVLTLPGDVADEEVPDDDAPILIPGACPARVVPNLQDVRALAEAINRSRKVTLFVGAGARDARTEVLELADLAAAPVGHSLRGKEIIQYDNPFDVGMSGLLGYGACQSAMDDADLLVLVGTDFPYDSFLPADVPTAQIDIDASHLGRRTRLDLPVHGDVGETLRLLNPMIRRKTDRKFVRQMTKKHADLMGKVVGAYTRNVEKTRPIHPEYAAVVLDEAAAEDAVFTVDTGMNNVWAARYITPNGRRRVIGSFLHGSMANALPHAIGAAMAEPSRQVVALAGDGGLSMLLGELITVRNYDLPVKVVVFNNDTLGMVKLEMLVEGLPSYGTDSPAVDYRKVALALGIPAVRVEDPKDLRKALRDGLRRPGPALVEVITDPNALSIPPSITSGMIRGFATAMTKQILGGGMGEVMSMARSNLRNVPRP, encoded by the coding sequence GTGGCCCGCTCCGTCGCCGAGTTCCTCGTCAACCAGCTCGTCGCCGCCGGCGTCGAACGGATCTACGGCATCGTCGGGGACTCGCTCAACCCCGTGGTCGACGCCGTCCGCCGCACCCCGGGGATCGACTGGGTCCACGTGCGCCACGAGGAGGCGGCGGCGTTCGCCGCGGCGGCCGAGGCCGAGGTCACCGGCAAGCTGACGGCCTGTGCAGGCTCCTGCGGGCCCGGCAACCTCCACCTCATCAACGGGCTGTACGACGCCAACCGCTCCCGCGTGCCCGTGGTGGCGATCGCCTCGCACATCCCGAGCGCGCAGATCGGCACGAAGTTCTTCCAGGAGACCCACCCGGACCGGCTGTTCACCGAGGCGTCGGTGTTCTCCGAGATGATCTCCACGTCCAGGCAGGTCCCACGCGTGACGCGCACCGCCATCCAGCACGCGCTCACCGCCCCGGGGGTCGCCGTGCTCACCCTGCCGGGCGACGTCGCGGACGAGGAGGTGCCCGACGACGACGCCCCCATCCTCATCCCCGGCGCCTGCCCCGCCCGCGTGGTCCCGAATCTCCAGGACGTCAGGGCGCTGGCCGAGGCGATCAACCGGTCGAGGAAGGTGACCCTGTTCGTCGGGGCCGGCGCCCGCGACGCCCGCACGGAGGTCCTCGAGCTCGCCGACCTCGCCGCCGCTCCGGTGGGGCACTCGCTGCGCGGCAAGGAGATCATCCAGTACGACAACCCCTTCGACGTCGGCATGTCCGGCCTCCTCGGCTACGGCGCCTGCCAGAGCGCGATGGACGACGCCGACCTGCTGGTCCTCGTGGGCACCGACTTCCCGTACGACTCGTTCCTGCCGGCAGACGTGCCCACCGCCCAGATCGACATCGACGCCTCGCACCTGGGCCGGCGCACCCGGCTGGACCTGCCCGTCCACGGCGACGTCGGGGAGACGCTGCGCCTGCTCAACCCGATGATCCGGCGCAAGACGGACCGCAAGTTCGTCCGGCAGATGACGAAGAAGCACGCCGACCTCATGGGCAAGGTGGTCGGCGCCTACACGCGCAACGTCGAGAAGACGCGGCCGATCCACCCCGAGTACGCCGCCGTCGTCCTGGACGAGGCCGCCGCGGAGGACGCCGTCTTCACCGTCGACACCGGCATGAACAACGTGTGGGCCGCCCGGTACATCACGCCGAACGGCCGGCGGCGCGTGATCGGTTCCTTCCTCCACGGCTCGATGGCCAACGCCCTGCCGCACGCGATCGGCGCGGCGATGGCGGAGCCGTCCCGGCAGGTGGTGGCGCTCGCCGGCGACGGAGGCCTGTCCATGCTCCTCGGCGAGCTCATCACGGTGCGCAACTACGACCTGCCGGTCAAGGTCGTGGTCTTCAACAACGACACGCTCGGCATGGTCAAGCTGGAGATGCTGGTGGAGGGGCTGCCCTCGTACGGCACCGACTCCCCTGCGGTCGACTACCGCAAGGTCGCGCTCGCGCTGGGCATCCCGGCGGTCCGGGTGGAGGACCCGAAGGACCTGCGCAAGGCGTTGCGCGACGGGCTGCGCCGCCCCGGGCCGGCCCTCGTCGAGGTCATCACCGACCCCAACGCACTGTCGATCCCGCCGTCCATCACCTCCGGCATGATCCGTGGCTTCGCGACGGCGATGACCAAGCAGATCCTCGGCGGCGGCATGGGCGAGGTCATGTCGATGGCCCGGTCGAACCTGCGCAACGTCCCCCGCCCCTGA